A window of Myxococcus xanthus contains these coding sequences:
- a CDS encoding metallophosphoesterase: protein MFSSQTFFFAVVGDVHGHMHQMVSHLTAWEERSRRPLDFVLQVGDFEPHRHNADLATMAAPTKYRHLGDFAAYHQRRRRFPWPVYFIGGNHEPYGHLDLYPEGFALAPHCHYLGRSGVVELNGLRVAGLSGIHREATFCKSRPPLASMGDVSNKDFTFFNEEDVERVLALGRADVLLLHDWPSGIIPPEEAADFQGQRRGASHDLVGNAYARLLVDALQPRLVLCGHLHRRYAGTVQHPGGQRSLVRCLASVEQGAEAFAVFQCREGTLQEIAMWE from the coding sequence ATGTTCTCCTCCCAGACGTTCTTCTTCGCCGTGGTGGGCGACGTCCACGGGCACATGCACCAGATGGTGAGTCACCTCACTGCCTGGGAGGAACGCAGCCGCAGGCCGCTCGACTTCGTGCTCCAGGTGGGCGACTTCGAGCCCCACCGTCACAACGCCGACCTGGCCACCATGGCCGCACCCACGAAGTACAGGCACCTGGGGGACTTCGCGGCCTACCACCAGCGACGACGCCGCTTCCCCTGGCCCGTCTACTTCATCGGCGGCAACCACGAGCCCTACGGCCACCTCGACCTGTACCCCGAGGGATTCGCGCTGGCGCCGCACTGTCACTACCTGGGCCGGAGCGGCGTGGTGGAGTTGAACGGCCTCCGCGTGGCGGGCCTGTCCGGCATCCACCGAGAAGCCACCTTCTGCAAGTCCCGCCCGCCGCTGGCCTCGATGGGCGACGTGTCCAACAAGGACTTCACCTTCTTCAACGAAGAGGACGTCGAGCGAGTCCTGGCGCTCGGGCGCGCGGACGTGCTCCTGCTGCATGACTGGCCCTCCGGCATCATCCCGCCCGAGGAGGCCGCGGACTTCCAGGGACAGCGCCGCGGCGCGAGCCACGACCTCGTCGGCAACGCGTACGCGCGGCTGCTGGTGGACGCGCTCCAACCCCGGCTGGTCCTCTGTGGCCACCTGCACCGGCGCTACGCAGGCACCGTCCAGCACCCCGGCGGCCAGCGTTCGCTCGTGCGGTGCCTCGCCAGCGTGGAGCAGGGCGCGGAAGCGTTCGCGGTCTTCCAGTGCCGCGAGGGCACGCTCCAGGAAATCGCCATGTGGGAGTGA
- a CDS encoding DUF2834 domain-containing protein, with amino-acid sequence MKTQHLKSVLLALTVAGVAIPYAAFVPFVVEHGLDVPLLVAQATANRISAFAWLDVVVSAVVLLVSAYSGRFIQRNQALFVTGLTLGAGVSAGLPLFLYFALDAGAFKRD; translated from the coding sequence GTGAAGACCCAGCACCTCAAGTCCGTGCTCCTGGCCCTGACCGTGGCGGGAGTGGCCATCCCCTACGCGGCCTTCGTGCCCTTCGTCGTGGAGCACGGGCTGGATGTGCCACTGCTCGTCGCGCAGGCCACGGCCAATCGCATCAGCGCGTTCGCATGGCTGGACGTCGTGGTGTCCGCGGTCGTGTTGCTGGTGTCCGCGTATTCCGGCCGGTTCATCCAGCGGAACCAGGCCCTCTTCGTCACGGGCCTCACCCTGGGGGCCGGCGTTTCGGCGGGCCTGCCGCTGTTCCTGTACTTCGCGCTCGATGCCGGCGCGTTCAAGAGGGATTGA
- a CDS encoding 2,4'-dihydroxyacetophenone dioxygenase family protein has translation MNDTSSSSVSSRPVDPERMPWIPMGPAGLSFKPLRFFQDGSGWMYLFRLEPGTVIPRHRHTGEAHGFNLSGTRELLDTGEVIGPGGYVYEPPGNVDSWRVTGDAPAVLLITVRGAIEYLTEDGQVSKRVTSEERLQTYRRWCEANSAPFLATLE, from the coding sequence ATGAACGACACGTCCTCGTCCTCTGTGTCCTCGCGCCCGGTCGACCCCGAGCGCATGCCCTGGATTCCCATGGGGCCCGCGGGCCTCTCCTTCAAGCCGCTGCGCTTCTTCCAGGATGGCTCCGGCTGGATGTACCTCTTCCGCTTGGAGCCCGGCACCGTCATTCCCCGGCACCGTCACACCGGCGAGGCGCACGGCTTCAACCTCTCCGGAACTCGCGAGCTGCTCGACACGGGGGAGGTGATTGGTCCCGGTGGCTACGTCTACGAGCCGCCCGGCAATGTCGATAGCTGGCGGGTGACGGGCGACGCGCCCGCGGTCTTGCTCATCACCGTGCGCGGGGCCATCGAATACCTGACGGAGGATGGCCAGGTCTCCAAGCGCGTCACGTCCGAGGAGCGTCTCCAGACCTATCGCCGCTGGTGCGAGGCGAACAGCGCGCCGTTCCTGGCCACCCTCGAGTGA
- the htpX gene encoding protease HtpX, translating into MKGSFAKRITLFVLTNLAVVAMLAIVGQLIGVENLLARRGVGLNLPGLLIMAAVMGFGGAIFSLLISKPMAKWSTGAKVITSPRSEDERWLVETVHRLARDAGIGMPDVAIYDSPDMNAFATGARRNSALVAVSTGLLHGMKRDEVEAVLGHEVAHVANGDMVTLTLLQGVLNTFVIFLSRVVGFFVDRFLSRSDDGEESGGSGPAYFITSIVLQIVFGIGASMIVAWYSRRREFRADDGGAQLVDPGAMARALNRLRMQQGEPAMLPSNMQAFGIRGGGMMALFSSHPPLELRIQRLMDGSWKR; encoded by the coding sequence ATGAAGGGAAGCTTCGCCAAGCGCATCACACTTTTCGTCCTGACCAACCTCGCGGTGGTCGCGATGCTGGCGATCGTCGGGCAGCTCATCGGGGTGGAGAACCTGCTCGCCCGCCGCGGCGTGGGGCTGAACCTCCCGGGCCTGCTCATCATGGCGGCGGTGATGGGCTTCGGCGGCGCCATCTTCTCGCTGCTCATCTCCAAGCCCATGGCCAAGTGGAGCACGGGGGCGAAGGTCATCACGTCGCCGCGCTCGGAGGACGAGCGCTGGCTGGTGGAGACGGTGCACCGGCTGGCCCGCGACGCGGGCATCGGCATGCCTGACGTGGCCATCTACGACAGCCCGGACATGAACGCCTTCGCCACGGGCGCCAGGCGCAACAGCGCCCTGGTCGCGGTGTCCACCGGCCTGCTCCATGGCATGAAGCGGGACGAGGTGGAGGCCGTGCTCGGCCACGAGGTGGCCCACGTGGCCAACGGTGACATGGTGACGCTCACGCTGCTGCAGGGCGTGCTCAACACCTTCGTCATCTTCCTCAGCCGCGTGGTGGGCTTCTTCGTGGACCGCTTCCTCAGCCGCTCCGACGATGGCGAGGAGAGCGGCGGCTCGGGGCCGGCCTACTTCATCACCAGCATCGTGCTCCAAATCGTGTTTGGCATCGGCGCCAGCATGATTGTGGCCTGGTACAGCCGCCGGCGTGAGTTCCGCGCGGATGACGGCGGCGCGCAGTTGGTGGACCCGGGCGCCATGGCGCGAGCGCTGAACCGGCTGCGCATGCAGCAGGGGGAGCCGGCCATGCTGCCGTCCAACATGCAGGCGTTCGGCATCCGGGGCGGCGGGATGATGGCGCTCTTCTCCAGCCACCCGCCGCTGGAGCTGCGCATCCAGCGCCTGATGGACGGCAGCTGGAAGCGCTGA
- a CDS encoding ABC transporter ATP-binding protein, translating to MSVPALELQGLSKRYGEFTALHTVDLAIRPGEIFALLGPNGAGKTTMIGSVCGLVKKSSGSIRVFGKDLDQDPVGPRYDIGLVPQEINFDPFFTVAESLRIQLGFYGRPADEARIDEVLTALNLHAKKDAYTRALSGGMKRRLLIAKALVHKPRLVFLDEPTAGVDVELRRDLWTYVRKLASEGTTIVLTTHYLEEAEELADRVGIINEGRLLMVEDKATLLRRFGERRVIITFEQPQPGLSEAGKRFAARLSEDGRTLTYVERDGCAPSGELLRALYAEGQLISDVETRRSRMEDVLIEILRGRPQQAA from the coding sequence ATGTCCGTCCCCGCCCTCGAACTCCAGGGACTCTCCAAGCGTTACGGAGAGTTCACGGCACTTCACACCGTGGACCTCGCCATCCGTCCCGGTGAAATCTTCGCCCTGCTGGGCCCCAACGGCGCGGGCAAGACGACGATGATTGGCAGCGTCTGCGGCCTGGTGAAGAAGTCCTCCGGCAGCATCCGCGTCTTCGGCAAGGACCTGGACCAGGACCCGGTGGGTCCGCGCTACGACATCGGGCTGGTGCCGCAGGAAATCAACTTCGACCCCTTCTTCACCGTGGCCGAATCGCTGCGCATCCAGTTGGGCTTCTACGGCCGCCCCGCGGATGAGGCGCGCATCGACGAGGTGCTCACCGCCCTCAACCTGCACGCGAAGAAGGACGCGTACACGCGCGCGCTGTCCGGCGGCATGAAGCGCCGGCTGCTCATCGCCAAGGCGCTGGTGCACAAGCCCCGCCTCGTCTTCCTCGACGAGCCCACCGCCGGCGTGGACGTGGAGCTGCGCCGTGACTTGTGGACCTACGTGCGCAAGCTCGCCTCAGAGGGCACCACCATCGTCCTCACCACGCACTACCTGGAAGAGGCCGAGGAGCTGGCCGACCGCGTGGGCATCATCAACGAAGGCCGCCTCCTCATGGTGGAGGACAAGGCCACCCTGCTGCGCCGCTTCGGCGAGCGCCGCGTCATCATCACCTTCGAGCAGCCGCAGCCCGGCCTGTCCGAGGCCGGCAAGCGCTTCGCCGCCCGCCTCAGCGAGGACGGCCGCACCCTCACCTACGTGGAGCGCGACGGCTGCGCCCCGTCCGGCGAGCTGCTCCGCGCCCTCTATGCCGAAGGGCAGCTCATCTCCGACGTGGAGACGCGCCGCTCTCGCATGGAGGACGTGCTCATCGAAATCCTCCGTGGCCGCCCACAGCAGGCCGCCTGA
- a CDS encoding peptidoglycan-binding protein, which yields MVAIARSSAAASSSASRSASPTLRSGARGAAVTQLQNKLRAAGFNPGASDGVFGPKTQSAVQAFQRARGLQVDGIVGPKTWSALNSAGGAGGSGPTLRNGARGEPVRALQQRLNVLGFKSGTADGVFGPKTQSAVKAFQQSRGLVADGIVGPKTWDKLGINVQGPVTNPGGGGGGRVVTGYVNGKPRQISLSSVPNGKEMRSDAAAAYNRMYAAARAQGITLKVNSGFRSMAEQEALYRAYKNGTGNLAAPPGYSNHQGGIAVDVNTGGTGTSTYRWMANNAKNFGFVRTVPSEPWHWEYRP from the coding sequence ATGGTAGCCATTGCCCGCTCCTCCGCGGCTGCGTCCAGCAGCGCGTCTCGTTCCGCCTCGCCCACGCTGCGCAGCGGAGCGCGCGGTGCGGCCGTGACGCAACTCCAGAACAAGCTCAGGGCCGCGGGCTTCAACCCAGGCGCCTCGGATGGCGTGTTCGGTCCGAAGACGCAGTCGGCGGTGCAAGCCTTCCAGCGTGCGCGTGGGCTCCAGGTAGACGGCATCGTCGGTCCCAAGACGTGGAGCGCGCTCAACTCGGCGGGCGGAGCGGGCGGCTCGGGTCCCACGCTGCGCAATGGCGCGCGGGGTGAGCCGGTGCGTGCGCTCCAGCAGCGGCTCAACGTGCTGGGCTTCAAGTCGGGCACGGCCGACGGCGTGTTCGGTCCGAAGACGCAGTCGGCGGTGAAGGCCTTCCAGCAGTCCCGCGGTCTGGTGGCGGACGGCATCGTCGGTCCCAAGACGTGGGACAAGCTGGGCATCAACGTGCAGGGCCCCGTCACCAACCCGGGCGGTGGCGGTGGCGGTCGGGTCGTCACGGGCTATGTGAACGGGAAGCCGCGGCAGATTTCGCTCTCGTCGGTCCCGAACGGCAAGGAGATGCGCTCGGACGCGGCGGCGGCGTACAACCGCATGTACGCGGCGGCGCGCGCGCAGGGCATCACCCTGAAGGTGAACAGCGGCTTCCGCAGCATGGCGGAGCAGGAAGCGCTGTACCGCGCGTACAAGAACGGCACCGGCAACCTGGCCGCGCCTCCGGGCTACTCCAACCACCAGGGCGGCATCGCGGTGGACGTCAACACGGGCGGCACGGGCACCTCGACGTACCGGTGGATGGCCAACAACGCGAAGAACTTCGGCTTCGTGCGCACCGTCCCGTCCGAGCCCTGGCACTGGGAGTACCGGCCCTGA
- a CDS encoding ABC transporter permease, whose product MKTLLAKEVRRFMRVPGQTVLSPLISTTLYFIVFGVSISGRVQTVEGLPYLHFIVPGLVFLGIANNAFLNSSSSLFITKIQGTVVDLLVAPLGPGELMAGFIGGAMVRGLVVGLLTWAVATFFTGFSLEHAGVAAYFLILSSYVFSVLGMLAAVWAEKFEQINFFPTFVMLPLTFLGGVFYSVRELPAPWNTVSLFNPMVYMVEGLRYGMLGRSIYSPLGAGSILFAVAVAATALTYAVLRSGYKMKA is encoded by the coding sequence ATGAAGACCCTTCTGGCGAAGGAGGTCCGGCGCTTCATGCGCGTGCCGGGGCAAACCGTCCTGTCGCCTCTCATCAGCACCACGCTGTATTTCATCGTCTTCGGCGTCTCCATCTCCGGCCGCGTCCAGACGGTGGAAGGCCTGCCGTACCTGCACTTCATCGTGCCGGGGCTCGTGTTCCTCGGCATCGCCAACAACGCCTTCCTCAACAGCTCCTCCTCGCTGTTCATCACCAAGATTCAGGGCACCGTGGTGGACCTGCTGGTGGCGCCGCTGGGGCCCGGTGAGTTGATGGCGGGCTTCATCGGCGGCGCCATGGTGCGCGGGCTCGTGGTGGGTCTGCTCACCTGGGCCGTGGCCACCTTCTTCACCGGATTCAGCCTGGAGCACGCGGGAGTGGCCGCGTACTTCCTCATCCTGTCGTCCTACGTCTTCAGCGTGCTGGGCATGCTCGCGGCGGTGTGGGCGGAGAAGTTCGAGCAGATCAACTTCTTCCCCACCTTCGTCATGCTGCCCCTCACCTTCCTGGGCGGCGTCTTCTATTCCGTGCGCGAGCTGCCCGCGCCCTGGAACACCGTCAGCCTCTTCAACCCCATGGTCTACATGGTGGAAGGGCTGCGCTACGGCATGCTCGGCCGCAGCATCTATTCGCCCCTGGGCGCCGGAAGCATCCTCTTCGCCGTCGCCGTGGCGGCCACCGCGCTCACCTACGCCGTCCTGCGCTCCGGCTACAAGATGAAAGCCTGA
- a CDS encoding serine/threonine protein kinase, with protein MAVPFGKYELLRKIASGGMGQVFLAREHGTGFERLVVLKLILPHLAEDDEFLSMFLDEAGLVARLTHPNLITILDLTEIEGRHCLAMEYVQGDDVRRLEKTSRAQGKALPVGLILRIIADAAAGLDYAHQARDAQGKPLRLVHRDVSPQNILVGFDGGVKVIDFGVAKAATSSQNTATGVLKGKYPYMSPEQASGLAIDARSDLFALGVVMWELLTGKRLFKGESDMMTLRLVKDCQVPRPSQLNPRLPPGLDEVVLKALAPSPDQRYPDCGAFRLALEDYALNLRLPSSSAHLAAFLRELYADRIAHETDPAKLDQLAEDADLDSRSNSSLSGVPGLLGPAGRSSASRAMRGSPHGAVPGTRSRQTAAAPQPKEKTRGTAPLARPPPEPARRIPWLPVATAGLGLLIAGAGIVFFRSPADATPARPPVEVAVPHQPEIAPEAQPPPSMDPEPARHVKLPVITEPPGARVSVNGEERGETPLRLELEAGAAPVSVTLALNGYEPVTRQVSATDEELRLELRRAGGGKSVPGTPTAGTKRPASPGQGGGGLGIKTGR; from the coding sequence ATGGCTGTGCCATTCGGTAAGTACGAGCTGCTACGCAAGATTGCCTCTGGGGGAATGGGTCAGGTGTTTCTGGCCCGCGAACATGGGACGGGGTTCGAGCGACTTGTCGTCCTCAAGCTCATCCTTCCCCACCTCGCAGAGGATGATGAGTTCCTCTCCATGTTCCTGGACGAGGCGGGGCTCGTAGCGCGCCTGACGCACCCGAACCTCATCACCATCCTCGACCTGACAGAGATTGAGGGCCGCCACTGTCTGGCGATGGAGTACGTGCAGGGCGACGACGTGCGCCGCCTGGAAAAGACGTCCCGCGCGCAGGGCAAGGCGCTGCCGGTGGGACTCATCCTCCGCATCATCGCGGACGCGGCCGCCGGGCTCGACTACGCGCACCAGGCGCGTGACGCCCAGGGCAAGCCGCTGCGGCTGGTGCACCGCGACGTGTCGCCGCAGAACATCCTGGTCGGGTTCGACGGCGGGGTGAAGGTCATCGACTTCGGCGTGGCGAAGGCGGCCACCAGCAGTCAGAACACGGCCACCGGCGTCCTCAAGGGCAAGTACCCGTACATGTCCCCGGAGCAGGCCAGCGGGCTCGCCATCGACGCGCGCAGTGACTTGTTCGCGCTGGGCGTCGTCATGTGGGAGCTGCTCACCGGCAAGCGCCTCTTCAAGGGCGAGTCGGACATGATGACGCTGCGGCTGGTGAAGGACTGCCAGGTGCCGCGGCCGTCGCAGCTCAACCCGCGCCTGCCGCCGGGCCTGGATGAAGTGGTGCTCAAGGCCCTGGCGCCCTCGCCAGACCAGCGCTACCCGGACTGCGGCGCCTTCCGGCTGGCGCTGGAGGACTACGCGCTCAATCTGCGGCTGCCCTCCAGCAGCGCGCACCTGGCCGCCTTCCTGCGGGAGCTCTACGCGGACCGCATCGCCCATGAGACGGACCCGGCGAAGCTGGACCAGCTCGCGGAGGACGCGGACCTGGACTCGCGCTCCAACTCGTCGCTCAGCGGCGTGCCGGGGCTGCTGGGCCCCGCGGGGCGCTCCTCCGCGTCGCGGGCCATGCGCGGCTCCCCCCATGGCGCCGTCCCCGGGACGCGCTCGCGGCAGACCGCCGCCGCGCCGCAGCCGAAAGAGAAGACGCGAGGCACCGCGCCCCTGGCCCGTCCGCCTCCGGAGCCGGCCCGACGCATCCCCTGGCTCCCGGTGGCCACCGCGGGGCTGGGCCTGCTCATCGCGGGCGCGGGCATCGTCTTCTTCCGCTCGCCCGCGGACGCCACCCCGGCCCGTCCGCCGGTGGAAGTGGCCGTACCGCACCAGCCGGAAATCGCGCCGGAAGCGCAGCCGCCTCCAAGCATGGACCCCGAGCCGGCGCGCCACGTGAAGCTGCCCGTCATCACCGAGCCCCCTGGAGCCCGGGTGAGCGTCAACGGCGAGGAGCGCGGCGAGACACCGCTGCGCCTGGAGCTGGAGGCCGGGGCCGCCCCGGTGTCGGTGACACTGGCCCTCAACGGCTACGAGCCCGTGACACGGCAGGTGTCCGCCACGGACGAGGAGCTGCGCCTGGAGCTGAGGCGCGCCGGAGGCGGCAAGTCCGTCCCGGGCACGCCGACCGCCGGGACGAAGCGGCCCGCCAGTCCCGGCCAGGGCGGCGGCGGCCTGGGCATCAAGACGGGCCGCTGA
- the ettA gene encoding energy-dependent translational throttle protein EttA: protein MAQNFIFTMQDLRKVKNGKEILKGIYLSFFPGAKIGVIGPNGSGKSTLLRIMAGVDTEFFGVAKPDPSAKVGYLAQEPQLDASLDVKGNVELGLKEIRATLDRFNEVSAKFAEPMSDAEMEKLLAEQGRLQDAIDAVNGWELDRTIEMAMDALRLPPGDADVTKLSGGEKRRVALCRILLEKPDLLLLDEPTNHLDAESVAWLEQALKEYKGTIVCITHDRYFLDNAAEWILELDRGEGVPWKGNYSSWLEQKQKRLELEEKSESHRQKTLKRELEWVRASPKARQAKSKARIAAYEELLNQTQDKRDATGEVIIPPGPQLGGLVVEAKGLRKAYGDRLLIEDLNFKLPRGGIVGVIGPNGAGKTTLFRMMTGVEKPDEGELNIGETVKLAYVDQSRDALDGDNSVFQEVSGGLDHLDLGKAGQVPSRAYLAGFAFKGQDQQKRVKDLSGGERNRVHLAKMLKSGGNLLLLDEPTNDLDVETLRSLEDALLGFAGCAVVISHDRWFLDRIATHILAFEGDSKAFFFEGNFEDYEADKKKRLGPEALEPHRIRYRPITKS, encoded by the coding sequence ATGGCCCAGAATTTCATCTTCACGATGCAGGACCTGCGCAAGGTCAAGAACGGCAAGGAGATCCTCAAGGGCATCTACCTCTCGTTCTTCCCCGGCGCGAAGATTGGCGTCATTGGCCCCAACGGCTCCGGTAAGTCGACGCTGCTGCGCATCATGGCGGGCGTGGACACGGAGTTCTTCGGTGTCGCCAAGCCGGACCCCAGCGCCAAGGTTGGCTACCTGGCGCAGGAGCCACAGCTCGATGCCTCGCTCGACGTGAAGGGCAACGTGGAGCTGGGCCTGAAGGAGATTCGCGCCACGCTGGACCGCTTCAACGAGGTCAGCGCGAAGTTCGCCGAGCCCATGAGCGACGCGGAGATGGAGAAGCTGCTGGCCGAGCAGGGCCGGCTGCAGGACGCCATCGACGCGGTGAATGGTTGGGAGCTGGACCGCACCATCGAGATGGCCATGGACGCGCTGCGCCTGCCGCCGGGCGACGCGGACGTGACGAAGCTGTCCGGTGGTGAGAAGCGCCGCGTGGCGCTGTGCCGCATCCTGCTGGAGAAGCCGGACCTGCTCCTCCTGGACGAGCCCACCAACCACCTGGACGCGGAGAGCGTCGCGTGGCTGGAGCAGGCGCTCAAGGAGTACAAGGGCACCATCGTGTGCATCACCCACGACCGGTACTTCCTGGACAACGCGGCCGAGTGGATTCTGGAGCTGGACCGCGGCGAGGGTGTGCCCTGGAAGGGCAACTACTCCAGCTGGCTGGAGCAGAAGCAGAAGCGCCTGGAGCTGGAGGAGAAGTCGGAGAGCCACCGCCAGAAGACGCTCAAGCGCGAGCTGGAGTGGGTGCGTGCCTCCCCGAAGGCCCGTCAGGCCAAGAGCAAGGCGCGCATCGCGGCCTACGAGGAGCTGCTCAACCAGACGCAGGACAAGCGCGACGCGACGGGCGAGGTCATCATCCCGCCCGGCCCGCAGCTCGGGGGGCTGGTGGTCGAGGCCAAGGGGCTGCGCAAGGCGTACGGCGACCGGCTGCTCATCGAGGACCTGAACTTCAAGCTCCCGCGCGGTGGCATCGTGGGCGTCATCGGTCCCAACGGCGCGGGCAAGACGACGCTGTTCCGGATGATGACGGGCGTGGAGAAGCCGGACGAGGGCGAGCTGAACATCGGCGAGACGGTGAAGCTGGCCTACGTGGACCAGAGCCGCGACGCGCTGGACGGCGACAACTCGGTGTTCCAGGAGGTGAGCGGCGGGCTGGACCACCTGGACCTGGGCAAGGCGGGGCAGGTGCCCAGCCGCGCGTACCTGGCGGGCTTCGCCTTCAAGGGGCAGGACCAGCAGAAGCGGGTGAAGGACCTGTCCGGTGGTGAGCGCAACCGCGTGCACCTGGCGAAGATGCTCAAGAGCGGCGGCAACCTCTTGCTGCTCGACGAGCCCACCAACGACCTGGACGTGGAGACGCTGCGCAGCCTGGAGGACGCGCTGCTCGGCTTCGCGGGCTGCGCCGTGGTCATCAGCCACGACCGCTGGTTCCTCGACCGCATCGCCACGCACATCCTGGCGTTCGAGGGCGACAGCAAGGCGTTCTTCTTCGAGGGCAACTTCGAGGACTACGAGGCGGACAAGAAGAAGCGCCTGGGCCCCGAGGCCCTGGAGCCGCACCGCATCCGCTACCGCCCGATTACGAAGAGCTGA
- a CDS encoding PLP-dependent aminotransferase family protein → MDLHVDLQDRRDVAGQIYRGLRARILDGRLRDGEQVPPSRELAQRLGVSRNTVGVAYEWLTAEGLLVGRGRAGSFVQNAPRERGARAAATRGVKLRPRAVWSELHVPPPAEPPAPYDFRVGNPDAALFPFEAWHRLLARHLRAAAMTAAYADPAGHPELREAVARHVGVSRGVRAEASDVLITHGAQQALDLAGRVLLEPGDRVAVEEPGYPPARLLFQSLGAHVVPVPVDKEGLDVQALPDDTRLVYVTPSHQFPLGIVMSPARRRALLDWARRRDAVVIEDDYDSEFRFGGRPLETLHSLDRSGRVLYVGSFSKVLLPALRLGFLVAPPSLQRELRLAKQVTDWHSQLPAQAALARFIDTGALARHLRKTRREYEQRHTRLSEKLRHHFGDALEQLPSVAGLHLCVTFTRGGARLERELTRRARDAGIGIEALSGYFAGAPTRHGWVLGYGGVTVDRIDEGLWRLRTRLAGAL, encoded by the coding sequence ATGGACCTTCACGTCGACCTCCAGGACCGCAGAGACGTCGCGGGGCAAATCTACCGAGGGTTGCGCGCGAGGATTCTCGACGGGCGGCTGCGAGACGGTGAGCAGGTTCCTCCATCGCGTGAGCTGGCCCAGCGGCTGGGCGTCTCGCGCAACACGGTGGGCGTAGCCTACGAATGGCTGACCGCCGAGGGCCTGCTCGTGGGCCGAGGCCGCGCGGGGAGCTTCGTCCAGAACGCGCCCCGGGAACGAGGTGCGCGCGCGGCGGCAACGCGCGGTGTGAAGCTGCGTCCGCGCGCCGTCTGGAGCGAGCTGCACGTCCCACCACCCGCCGAGCCGCCAGCGCCGTATGACTTCCGCGTCGGCAACCCCGACGCCGCGTTGTTCCCGTTCGAAGCCTGGCATCGGCTGCTCGCGCGGCACCTGCGCGCCGCCGCGATGACGGCAGCCTACGCGGACCCGGCCGGCCACCCCGAGCTGCGCGAGGCCGTGGCACGCCACGTGGGCGTCTCCCGAGGCGTTCGTGCCGAAGCGTCGGACGTGCTCATCACACATGGAGCGCAGCAGGCGCTGGACCTCGCGGGCCGGGTGCTGCTGGAGCCCGGAGACCGCGTCGCCGTGGAGGAACCCGGCTACCCACCCGCACGGCTCCTGTTCCAGTCACTCGGAGCCCACGTGGTGCCGGTGCCAGTCGACAAGGAGGGGCTTGACGTGCAGGCACTGCCGGATGACACGCGCCTCGTCTACGTCACGCCGTCCCACCAGTTCCCGCTGGGCATCGTGATGTCGCCCGCGCGCCGCAGGGCCCTGCTCGACTGGGCACGGCGGCGCGACGCAGTGGTCATCGAGGACGACTACGACAGCGAGTTCCGCTTCGGCGGCCGGCCCTTGGAGACGTTGCACAGCCTGGATCGTTCGGGTCGCGTCCTCTACGTGGGCTCGTTCTCCAAGGTGCTGCTCCCCGCGCTGCGACTGGGATTCCTCGTCGCGCCGCCCTCGCTCCAACGAGAGCTCCGGCTGGCGAAGCAGGTGACGGACTGGCACAGCCAGCTTCCCGCGCAGGCGGCGCTCGCGCGCTTCATCGACACGGGAGCACTGGCCCGGCACCTGCGAAAGACGCGGCGCGAGTACGAGCAACGGCACACGCGGCTGTCGGAGAAGCTCCGCCACCACTTTGGAGACGCCCTTGAGCAACTGCCCTCCGTCGCCGGACTGCATCTGTGCGTCACCTTCACGCGGGGCGGCGCTCGGTTGGAGCGGGAGCTCACGCGGCGAGCCCGTGACGCGGGCATCGGCATCGAAGCGCTCTCCGGCTACTTCGCCGGGGCGCCCACCCGCCATGGCTGGGTGCTGGGCTACGGCGGCGTGACGGTGGACCGCATCGACGAGGGACTCTGGCGCCTGCGAACGCGCCTCGCCGGAGCCCTCTGA